One segment of Solanum lycopersicum chromosome 1, SLM_r2.1 DNA contains the following:
- the LOC101256797 gene encoding uncharacterized protein, with protein MKDSTTDPIGQNLIKVISNVCFSVFVFSVLIITVIAITYQPPDPWESSRALTRVFTQVENATFKVDNSVLKTGEDVASSPIEAPAGAFALVPITEAIIEKSEENLSNETLKSGCEDVNVVNCSDPRVLYTIERFNLKAFKSIAFLDYRTPVNGSKPNECDVAWRFRNRKERSWRKYRDFRRFKIGFTDDCSYKVVHAGRWRSGVNARRPRIRVNSTRTSTRAKIAPPVIDEEINDTIPIMGSDSDFKNGRYLYYSRGGDYCKGMNQYMWSFLCALGEAQYLNRTFVMDLSICLASSHTSSHKDEEGKDFRFYFDFEHLKETASIVEEGDFHKDWRKWNKAHKKKISVRKVKDYKVSPDQLLKDKSTIIWRQFDAPEPENYWYRVCEGPSAKYIQRPWHAVWKSKRLMNIVTEISGSMDWDFDAVHVVRGEKAQNKALWPHLDADTSPDSLVTKLQGIIAPWRNLYVATNEPYYNYFDKLRSHYKVHLLDDYNYLWSNTSEWYNETTQLNGGSPVEFDGYMRVEVDTEVLYRAKSRVETFYNLTKDCKDGINTC; from the coding sequence ATGAAGGATTCAACTACAGATCCAATTGGGCAAAACTTGATAAAGGTTATAAGCAATGTGTGTTTCTCAGTTTTTGTGTTTTCTGTGCTTATAATTACTGTAATTGCTATTACATACCAACCCCCTGATCCATGGGAATCATCTAGAGCCTTAACTAGGGTGTTTACTCAAGTCGAAAACGCCACATTCAAAGTTGATAATTCTGTCTTAAAAACTGGTGAGGATGTTGCTAGTAGTCCTATTGAAGCTCCTGCTGGAGCTTTTGCTTTAGTGCCGATTACTGAAGCTATTATCGAGAAATCGGAAGAGAATCTGTCGAATGAGACTTTGAAATCAGGATGTGAGGATGTGAATGTAGTGAATTGTTCGGATCCTCGGGTCTTGTATACGATCGAGAGGTTTAATTTGAAGGCCTTTAAGTCCATTGCGTTTTTGGACTATCGAACGCCTGTTAACGGGTCGAAACCGAATGAATGTGATGTGGCGTGGAGGTTCCGAAACAGGAAAGAGAGATCTTGGAGAAAGTATAGGGATTTCCGGAGGTTTAAGATTGGTTTCACTGATGATTGTAGTTATAAAGTGGTACATGCAGGTCGCTGGCGTTCAGGAGTAAATGCCCGTCGTCCGAGAATCCGAGTTAATTCCACTAGAACTAGTACAAGAGCCAAGATTGCTCCACCAGTTATAGATGAAGAGATCAATGATACTATTCCAATCATGGGATCAGATTCAGATTTCAAGAACGGGAGATACTTGTACTATTCTCGGGGTGGCGATTACTGTAAAGGAATGAACCAGTACATGTGGAGTTTTCTGTGTGCTTTAGGTGAGGCTCAGTACTTGAATCGCACATTCGTGATGGACTTAAGTATCTGTTTGGCATCTTCTCACACTAGTAGTCATAAGGATGAGGAAGGGAAAGACTTTAGGTTCTATTTTGATTTCGAACATTTGAAGGAGACTGCATCCATTGTCGAGGAAGGAGACTTTCATAAAGATTGGAGGAAATGGAATAAGGCACATAAGAAGAAAATCTCTGTAAGAAAGGTTAAGGACTACAAAGTGTCCCCTGACCAACTGTTGAAGGATAAGAGCACAATAATATGGAGGCAATTTGATGCCCCCGAACCGGAGAACTATTGGTATCGGGTTTGTGAAGGGCCTTCTGCCAAATACATCCAGAGACCATGGCACGCAGTGTGGAAATCAAAGCGACTGATGAATATAGTAACTGAGATCAGTGGAAGCATGGACTGGGATTTCGATGCTGTTCATGTTGTTCGTGGAGAGAAAGCACAGAATAAGGCGTTATGGCCCCATCTTGATGCTGATACATCCCCCGATTCACTTGTCACGAAGCTTCAAGGAATTATCGCACCTTGGAGGAATCTGTATGTTGCCACAAACGAGCCGTATTATAACTATTTTGATAAGCTTAGATCTCATTACAAGGTGCATTTGCTTGATGATTACAACTACTTGTGGAGTAATACAAGTGAGTGGTATAATGAAACAACACAACTGAATGGTGGCTCTCCAGTTGAATTCGACGGGTATATGAGAGTTGAGGTCGATACAGAGGTCCTTTATCGAGCAAAATCAAGGGTCGAGACATTTTACAACTTGACAAAAGATTGCAAGGATGGAATTAATACGTGCTAG
- the LOC101246852 gene encoding uncharacterized protein isoform X3 gives MMGTEDKTLFCFCHWGGKNKVLPDGSTSYVGGITDQIIVKTGIKYNDFVNAVFDRLGIDPSDKVLQFTVKFDRAQLIRLRDQEGVNTLLQFNDGFAHVYASSSEKEPNSEVAPNMATTRISTTEVEAVSLGSAEEEQVSADTPIPATSNQWITDGTPDAAANWSELLVGEGQAFENADAFRLAVFKFSIANRFHYRILHNKPRYISIHCAADGCPWKVSAGVEKKSQNVSIRKFIDSHSHPPLDSSQLKPRIRMKWLGGIMQEDILGSPDCLPRKVCEDAEKNLAIKLTYRQAWSVKQRIREAINEKSGESYKLIPWLCNRLVEAMPGTIATWSCTEENRFKRLFVSYDCSIRGFDVGCRPLIFVDVYNLNELHNSSFIVASALDADNEMYPLSYGILLSMNEEDLMWFLEKLKLVLQNREVVVVSGTSLPFLSSLDKMFGDENHSFCFHCVKENFNNFIDGNTAFKVQGRGKEIALKYLCDIAYARTLDSYNEALGKICSFRRELYDWVIASQPERWSNALFRKPRWDHLNCKSTDSLNSFIEEEKFVHVLELMEAYHEKLYMLLQSNKLKIEQWNLPIGPRVAEKIFENQKAGDNLAVTVLSDVEFKLQELQGREEVVNLKLWTCTCLEWQMTGIPCSHACNAITMTSMNIYQYVADWYKRETQEHIYAEVMDELAKFDIPHPDDIISSASSGNDIVLCPLSPHIKRPPGRPRKEPKGLQVETVKRPIRCSKCGGVGHNKRTKCSSAAQ, from the exons ATGATGGGAACTGAAGATAAGACACTGTTTTGTTTCTGTCATTGGGGTGGGAAGAATAAGGTGCTTCCAGATGGATCCACTTCGTATGTAGGAGGAATTACGGATCAGATTATTGTGAAGACAGGCATAAAGTACAATGATTTTGTGAATGCAGTCTTTGACCGATTAGGCATTGATCCTTCAGATAAGGTCCTGCAGTTTACAGTAAAGTTTGATAGGGCCCAATTGATACGGCTGAGAGACCAAGAAGGTGTCAATACTCTGTTACAATTTAATGATGGTTTTGCCCATGTTTATGCATCAAGTTCGGAGAAGGAGCCTAATTCTGAAGTTGCTCCTAATATGGCTACCACTAG GATTTCAACCACTGAGGTTGAAGCGGTTTCTCTTGGAAGTGCAGAGGAAGAACAAGTGAGTGCTGATACACCGATTCCTGCAACGTCGAACCAATGGATCACTGATGGAACTCCAGATGCTGCTGCCAACTGGAGTGAATTACTTGTCGGGGAAGGACAAGCTTTTGAAAATGCAGATGCTTTTCGGCTTGCAGTTTTCAAGTTCTCGATTGCGAATAGATTTCACTACAGAATTCTGCACAATAAACCTAGATATATTAGCATCCATTGTGCTGCTGATGGCTGCCCTTGGAAAGTAAGTGCTGGCGTCGAGAAGAAATCTCAAAATGTATCCATTAGGAAATTTATTGATTCTCATTCACATCCTCCTCTAGATTCATCGCAACTGAAACCTCGTATCAGGATGAAGTGGTTGGGAGGAATCATGCAAGAAGACATATTGGGCAGTCCTGATTGTTTGCCTCGTAAAGTGTGTGAGGATGCTGAGAAGAATTTGGCTATCAAATTGACCTACCGTCAGGCTTGGAGTGTGAAGCAGAGGATTAGGGAGGCAATCAATGAGAAGTCAGGTGAATCCTATAAACTGATACCCTGGCTATGCAATCGCTTAGTTGAGGCAATGCCTGGAACTATTGCTACATGGTCCTGCACCGAAGAAAACAGATTCAAGAGGCTCTTTGTGTCATATGACTGCTCAATACGTGGGTTCGATGTTGGATGCAGGCCTTTGATATTTGTTGATGTTTACAACTTGAATGAGCTGCACAACAGCTCCTTTATAGTTGCTTCTGCTTTGGATGCAGACAATGAGATGTATCCTCTATCTTATGGCATTCTCCTATCCATGAATGAGGAAGATCTTATGTGGTTTCTAGAAAAGCTAAAGCTCGTTTTGCAAAACCGTGAGGTCGTCGTAGTGTCTGGCACGAGTCTCCCTTTTCTCTCCAGCTTGGACAAAATGTTTGGTGATGAAAACCACAGTTTTTGTTTTCATTGCGTGAAAGAGAATTTTAATAACTTCATCGATGGTAATACTGCCTTTAAAGTGCAGGGTAGAGGTAAGGAGATTGCACTTAAGTACTTGTGTGACATTGCCTACGCACGAACACTAGATAGTTATAATGAGGCCCTAGGCAAGATCTGTTCTTTTCGCAGGGAATTGTATGATTGGGTAATAGCCAGCCAGCCAGAACGTTGGTCAAATGCCTTGTTTAGGAAACCTCGGTGGGATCATCTGAATTGTAAATCTACAGATTCTCTGAACTCTTTTATAGAGGAAGAGAAGTTTGTACATGTCCTGGAGTTGATGGAGGCTTATCATGAGAAGCTTTATATGTTATTACAGAGTAACAAGCTCAAGATCGAACAATGGAACCTTCCAATTGGTCCTCGGGTTGCTGAGAAGATCTTTGAAAACCAAAAAGCCGGTGATAACCTAGCAGTGACGGTTCTATCAGATGTTGAGTTTAAATTGCAGGAACTGCAGGGTAGAGAAGAAGTTGTAAACCTCAAACTCTGGACATGTACATGTTTAGAGTGGCAAATGACTGGCATTCCATGCAGCCATGCTTGCAACGCGATTACTATGACCAGTATGAACATCTATCAGTACGTTGCGGATTGGTACAAGAGGGAGACACAAGAACATATATATGCTGAAGTTATGGATGAACTCGCGAAATTTGACATACCACATCCAGATGACATCATTTCTTCAGCTTCCTCAGGTAATGATATCGTTCTATGTCCACTTTCACCCCATATTAAAAGACCTCCTGGTCGTCCCCGGAAAGAACCCAAAGGACTTCAAGTTGAAACTGTTAAGAGACCTATACGTTGTTCCAAATGTGGCGGCGTTGGACATAATAAACGTACCAAATGTAGCTCTGCAGCACAGTAA
- the LOC101246852 gene encoding uncharacterized protein isoform X4 encodes MATTRISTTEVEAVSLGSAEEEQVSADTPIPATSNQWITDGTPDAAANWSELLVGEGQAFENADAFRLAVFKFSIANRFHYRILHNKPRYISIHCAADGCPWKVSAGVEKKSQNVSIRKFIDSHSHPPLDSSQLKPRIRMKWLGGIMQEDILGSPDCLPRKVCEDAEKNLAIKLTYRQAWSVKQRIREAINEKSGESYKLIPWLCNRLVEAMPGTIATWSCTEENRFKRLFVSYDCSIRGFDVGCRPLIFVDVYNLNELHNSSFIVASALDADNEMYPLSYGILLSMNEEDLMWFLEKLKLVLQNREVVVVSGTSLPFLSSLDKMFGDENHSFCFHCVKENFNNFIDGNTAFKVQGRGKEIALKYLCDIAYARTLDSYNEALGKICSFRRELYDWVIASQPERWSNALFRKPRWDHLNCKSTDSLNSFIEEEKFVHVLELMEAYHEKLYMLLQSNKLKIEQWNLPIGPRVAEKIFENQKAGDNLAVTVLSDVEFKLQELQGREEVVNLKLWTCTCLEWQMTGIPCSHACNAITMTSMNIYQYVADWYKRETQEHIYAEVMDELAKFDIPHPDDIISSASSGNDIVLCPLSPHIKRPPGRPRKEPKGLQVETVKRPIRCSKCGGVGHNKRTKCSSAAQ; translated from the exons ATGGCTACCACTAG GATTTCAACCACTGAGGTTGAAGCGGTTTCTCTTGGAAGTGCAGAGGAAGAACAAGTGAGTGCTGATACACCGATTCCTGCAACGTCGAACCAATGGATCACTGATGGAACTCCAGATGCTGCTGCCAACTGGAGTGAATTACTTGTCGGGGAAGGACAAGCTTTTGAAAATGCAGATGCTTTTCGGCTTGCAGTTTTCAAGTTCTCGATTGCGAATAGATTTCACTACAGAATTCTGCACAATAAACCTAGATATATTAGCATCCATTGTGCTGCTGATGGCTGCCCTTGGAAAGTAAGTGCTGGCGTCGAGAAGAAATCTCAAAATGTATCCATTAGGAAATTTATTGATTCTCATTCACATCCTCCTCTAGATTCATCGCAACTGAAACCTCGTATCAGGATGAAGTGGTTGGGAGGAATCATGCAAGAAGACATATTGGGCAGTCCTGATTGTTTGCCTCGTAAAGTGTGTGAGGATGCTGAGAAGAATTTGGCTATCAAATTGACCTACCGTCAGGCTTGGAGTGTGAAGCAGAGGATTAGGGAGGCAATCAATGAGAAGTCAGGTGAATCCTATAAACTGATACCCTGGCTATGCAATCGCTTAGTTGAGGCAATGCCTGGAACTATTGCTACATGGTCCTGCACCGAAGAAAACAGATTCAAGAGGCTCTTTGTGTCATATGACTGCTCAATACGTGGGTTCGATGTTGGATGCAGGCCTTTGATATTTGTTGATGTTTACAACTTGAATGAGCTGCACAACAGCTCCTTTATAGTTGCTTCTGCTTTGGATGCAGACAATGAGATGTATCCTCTATCTTATGGCATTCTCCTATCCATGAATGAGGAAGATCTTATGTGGTTTCTAGAAAAGCTAAAGCTCGTTTTGCAAAACCGTGAGGTCGTCGTAGTGTCTGGCACGAGTCTCCCTTTTCTCTCCAGCTTGGACAAAATGTTTGGTGATGAAAACCACAGTTTTTGTTTTCATTGCGTGAAAGAGAATTTTAATAACTTCATCGATGGTAATACTGCCTTTAAAGTGCAGGGTAGAGGTAAGGAGATTGCACTTAAGTACTTGTGTGACATTGCCTACGCACGAACACTAGATAGTTATAATGAGGCCCTAGGCAAGATCTGTTCTTTTCGCAGGGAATTGTATGATTGGGTAATAGCCAGCCAGCCAGAACGTTGGTCAAATGCCTTGTTTAGGAAACCTCGGTGGGATCATCTGAATTGTAAATCTACAGATTCTCTGAACTCTTTTATAGAGGAAGAGAAGTTTGTACATGTCCTGGAGTTGATGGAGGCTTATCATGAGAAGCTTTATATGTTATTACAGAGTAACAAGCTCAAGATCGAACAATGGAACCTTCCAATTGGTCCTCGGGTTGCTGAGAAGATCTTTGAAAACCAAAAAGCCGGTGATAACCTAGCAGTGACGGTTCTATCAGATGTTGAGTTTAAATTGCAGGAACTGCAGGGTAGAGAAGAAGTTGTAAACCTCAAACTCTGGACATGTACATGTTTAGAGTGGCAAATGACTGGCATTCCATGCAGCCATGCTTGCAACGCGATTACTATGACCAGTATGAACATCTATCAGTACGTTGCGGATTGGTACAAGAGGGAGACACAAGAACATATATATGCTGAAGTTATGGATGAACTCGCGAAATTTGACATACCACATCCAGATGACATCATTTCTTCAGCTTCCTCAGGTAATGATATCGTTCTATGTCCACTTTCACCCCATATTAAAAGACCTCCTGGTCGTCCCCGGAAAGAACCCAAAGGACTTCAAGTTGAAACTGTTAAGAGACCTATACGTTGTTCCAAATGTGGCGGCGTTGGACATAATAAACGTACCAAATGTAGCTCTGCAGCACAGTAA
- the LOC101246852 gene encoding uncharacterized protein isoform X1 translates to MNLQVNGSFFCFYSIVQKPHLVKIQEYVAIRFVVLKILTFFWLCGHVHYYMMGTEDKTLFCFCHWGGKNKVLPDGSTSYVGGITDQIIVKTGIKYNDFVNAVFDRLGIDPSDKVLQFTVKFDRAQLIRLRDQEGVNTLLQFNDGFAHVYASSSEKEPNSEVAPNMATTRISTTEVEAVSLGSAEEEQVSADTPIPATSNQWITDGTPDAAANWSELLVGEGQAFENADAFRLAVFKFSIANRFHYRILHNKPRYISIHCAADGCPWKVSAGVEKKSQNVSIRKFIDSHSHPPLDSSQLKPRIRMKWLGGIMQEDILGSPDCLPRKVCEDAEKNLAIKLTYRQAWSVKQRIREAINEKSGESYKLIPWLCNRLVEAMPGTIATWSCTEENRFKRLFVSYDCSIRGFDVGCRPLIFVDVYNLNELHNSSFIVASALDADNEMYPLSYGILLSMNEEDLMWFLEKLKLVLQNREVVVVSGTSLPFLSSLDKMFGDENHSFCFHCVKENFNNFIDGNTAFKVQGRGKEIALKYLCDIAYARTLDSYNEALGKICSFRRELYDWVIASQPERWSNALFRKPRWDHLNCKSTDSLNSFIEEEKFVHVLELMEAYHEKLYMLLQSNKLKIEQWNLPIGPRVAEKIFENQKAGDNLAVTVLSDVEFKLQELQGREEVVNLKLWTCTCLEWQMTGIPCSHACNAITMTSMNIYQYVADWYKRETQEHIYAEVMDELAKFDIPHPDDIISSASSGNDIVLCPLSPHIKRPPGRPRKEPKGLQVETVKRPIRCSKCGGVGHNKRTKCSSAAQ, encoded by the exons ATGAATTTGCAGGTTAATggtagttttttttgtttttatagcATAGTACAGAAACCCCATTTGGTTAAAATTCAAGAATATGTAGCTATAAG GTTTGTAGTTTTGAAGATTCTTACCTTTTTTTGGCTCTGTGGTCATGTACACTACTACATGATGGGAACTGAAGATAAGACACTGTTTTGTTTCTGTCATTGGGGTGGGAAGAATAAGGTGCTTCCAGATGGATCCACTTCGTATGTAGGAGGAATTACGGATCAGATTATTGTGAAGACAGGCATAAAGTACAATGATTTTGTGAATGCAGTCTTTGACCGATTAGGCATTGATCCTTCAGATAAGGTCCTGCAGTTTACAGTAAAGTTTGATAGGGCCCAATTGATACGGCTGAGAGACCAAGAAGGTGTCAATACTCTGTTACAATTTAATGATGGTTTTGCCCATGTTTATGCATCAAGTTCGGAGAAGGAGCCTAATTCTGAAGTTGCTCCTAATATGGCTACCACTAG GATTTCAACCACTGAGGTTGAAGCGGTTTCTCTTGGAAGTGCAGAGGAAGAACAAGTGAGTGCTGATACACCGATTCCTGCAACGTCGAACCAATGGATCACTGATGGAACTCCAGATGCTGCTGCCAACTGGAGTGAATTACTTGTCGGGGAAGGACAAGCTTTTGAAAATGCAGATGCTTTTCGGCTTGCAGTTTTCAAGTTCTCGATTGCGAATAGATTTCACTACAGAATTCTGCACAATAAACCTAGATATATTAGCATCCATTGTGCTGCTGATGGCTGCCCTTGGAAAGTAAGTGCTGGCGTCGAGAAGAAATCTCAAAATGTATCCATTAGGAAATTTATTGATTCTCATTCACATCCTCCTCTAGATTCATCGCAACTGAAACCTCGTATCAGGATGAAGTGGTTGGGAGGAATCATGCAAGAAGACATATTGGGCAGTCCTGATTGTTTGCCTCGTAAAGTGTGTGAGGATGCTGAGAAGAATTTGGCTATCAAATTGACCTACCGTCAGGCTTGGAGTGTGAAGCAGAGGATTAGGGAGGCAATCAATGAGAAGTCAGGTGAATCCTATAAACTGATACCCTGGCTATGCAATCGCTTAGTTGAGGCAATGCCTGGAACTATTGCTACATGGTCCTGCACCGAAGAAAACAGATTCAAGAGGCTCTTTGTGTCATATGACTGCTCAATACGTGGGTTCGATGTTGGATGCAGGCCTTTGATATTTGTTGATGTTTACAACTTGAATGAGCTGCACAACAGCTCCTTTATAGTTGCTTCTGCTTTGGATGCAGACAATGAGATGTATCCTCTATCTTATGGCATTCTCCTATCCATGAATGAGGAAGATCTTATGTGGTTTCTAGAAAAGCTAAAGCTCGTTTTGCAAAACCGTGAGGTCGTCGTAGTGTCTGGCACGAGTCTCCCTTTTCTCTCCAGCTTGGACAAAATGTTTGGTGATGAAAACCACAGTTTTTGTTTTCATTGCGTGAAAGAGAATTTTAATAACTTCATCGATGGTAATACTGCCTTTAAAGTGCAGGGTAGAGGTAAGGAGATTGCACTTAAGTACTTGTGTGACATTGCCTACGCACGAACACTAGATAGTTATAATGAGGCCCTAGGCAAGATCTGTTCTTTTCGCAGGGAATTGTATGATTGGGTAATAGCCAGCCAGCCAGAACGTTGGTCAAATGCCTTGTTTAGGAAACCTCGGTGGGATCATCTGAATTGTAAATCTACAGATTCTCTGAACTCTTTTATAGAGGAAGAGAAGTTTGTACATGTCCTGGAGTTGATGGAGGCTTATCATGAGAAGCTTTATATGTTATTACAGAGTAACAAGCTCAAGATCGAACAATGGAACCTTCCAATTGGTCCTCGGGTTGCTGAGAAGATCTTTGAAAACCAAAAAGCCGGTGATAACCTAGCAGTGACGGTTCTATCAGATGTTGAGTTTAAATTGCAGGAACTGCAGGGTAGAGAAGAAGTTGTAAACCTCAAACTCTGGACATGTACATGTTTAGAGTGGCAAATGACTGGCATTCCATGCAGCCATGCTTGCAACGCGATTACTATGACCAGTATGAACATCTATCAGTACGTTGCGGATTGGTACAAGAGGGAGACACAAGAACATATATATGCTGAAGTTATGGATGAACTCGCGAAATTTGACATACCACATCCAGATGACATCATTTCTTCAGCTTCCTCAGGTAATGATATCGTTCTATGTCCACTTTCACCCCATATTAAAAGACCTCCTGGTCGTCCCCGGAAAGAACCCAAAGGACTTCAAGTTGAAACTGTTAAGAGACCTATACGTTGTTCCAAATGTGGCGGCGTTGGACATAATAAACGTACCAAATGTAGCTCTGCAGCACAGTAA
- the LOC101246852 gene encoding uncharacterized protein isoform X2, translating into MEEDETVFVVLKILTFFWLCGHVHYYMMGTEDKTLFCFCHWGGKNKVLPDGSTSYVGGITDQIIVKTGIKYNDFVNAVFDRLGIDPSDKVLQFTVKFDRAQLIRLRDQEGVNTLLQFNDGFAHVYASSSEKEPNSEVAPNMATTRISTTEVEAVSLGSAEEEQVSADTPIPATSNQWITDGTPDAAANWSELLVGEGQAFENADAFRLAVFKFSIANRFHYRILHNKPRYISIHCAADGCPWKVSAGVEKKSQNVSIRKFIDSHSHPPLDSSQLKPRIRMKWLGGIMQEDILGSPDCLPRKVCEDAEKNLAIKLTYRQAWSVKQRIREAINEKSGESYKLIPWLCNRLVEAMPGTIATWSCTEENRFKRLFVSYDCSIRGFDVGCRPLIFVDVYNLNELHNSSFIVASALDADNEMYPLSYGILLSMNEEDLMWFLEKLKLVLQNREVVVVSGTSLPFLSSLDKMFGDENHSFCFHCVKENFNNFIDGNTAFKVQGRGKEIALKYLCDIAYARTLDSYNEALGKICSFRRELYDWVIASQPERWSNALFRKPRWDHLNCKSTDSLNSFIEEEKFVHVLELMEAYHEKLYMLLQSNKLKIEQWNLPIGPRVAEKIFENQKAGDNLAVTVLSDVEFKLQELQGREEVVNLKLWTCTCLEWQMTGIPCSHACNAITMTSMNIYQYVADWYKRETQEHIYAEVMDELAKFDIPHPDDIISSASSGNDIVLCPLSPHIKRPPGRPRKEPKGLQVETVKRPIRCSKCGGVGHNKRTKCSSAAQ; encoded by the exons ATGGAAGAAGACGAAACAGT GTTTGTAGTTTTGAAGATTCTTACCTTTTTTTGGCTCTGTGGTCATGTACACTACTACATGATGGGAACTGAAGATAAGACACTGTTTTGTTTCTGTCATTGGGGTGGGAAGAATAAGGTGCTTCCAGATGGATCCACTTCGTATGTAGGAGGAATTACGGATCAGATTATTGTGAAGACAGGCATAAAGTACAATGATTTTGTGAATGCAGTCTTTGACCGATTAGGCATTGATCCTTCAGATAAGGTCCTGCAGTTTACAGTAAAGTTTGATAGGGCCCAATTGATACGGCTGAGAGACCAAGAAGGTGTCAATACTCTGTTACAATTTAATGATGGTTTTGCCCATGTTTATGCATCAAGTTCGGAGAAGGAGCCTAATTCTGAAGTTGCTCCTAATATGGCTACCACTAG GATTTCAACCACTGAGGTTGAAGCGGTTTCTCTTGGAAGTGCAGAGGAAGAACAAGTGAGTGCTGATACACCGATTCCTGCAACGTCGAACCAATGGATCACTGATGGAACTCCAGATGCTGCTGCCAACTGGAGTGAATTACTTGTCGGGGAAGGACAAGCTTTTGAAAATGCAGATGCTTTTCGGCTTGCAGTTTTCAAGTTCTCGATTGCGAATAGATTTCACTACAGAATTCTGCACAATAAACCTAGATATATTAGCATCCATTGTGCTGCTGATGGCTGCCCTTGGAAAGTAAGTGCTGGCGTCGAGAAGAAATCTCAAAATGTATCCATTAGGAAATTTATTGATTCTCATTCACATCCTCCTCTAGATTCATCGCAACTGAAACCTCGTATCAGGATGAAGTGGTTGGGAGGAATCATGCAAGAAGACATATTGGGCAGTCCTGATTGTTTGCCTCGTAAAGTGTGTGAGGATGCTGAGAAGAATTTGGCTATCAAATTGACCTACCGTCAGGCTTGGAGTGTGAAGCAGAGGATTAGGGAGGCAATCAATGAGAAGTCAGGTGAATCCTATAAACTGATACCCTGGCTATGCAATCGCTTAGTTGAGGCAATGCCTGGAACTATTGCTACATGGTCCTGCACCGAAGAAAACAGATTCAAGAGGCTCTTTGTGTCATATGACTGCTCAATACGTGGGTTCGATGTTGGATGCAGGCCTTTGATATTTGTTGATGTTTACAACTTGAATGAGCTGCACAACAGCTCCTTTATAGTTGCTTCTGCTTTGGATGCAGACAATGAGATGTATCCTCTATCTTATGGCATTCTCCTATCCATGAATGAGGAAGATCTTATGTGGTTTCTAGAAAAGCTAAAGCTCGTTTTGCAAAACCGTGAGGTCGTCGTAGTGTCTGGCACGAGTCTCCCTTTTCTCTCCAGCTTGGACAAAATGTTTGGTGATGAAAACCACAGTTTTTGTTTTCATTGCGTGAAAGAGAATTTTAATAACTTCATCGATGGTAATACTGCCTTTAAAGTGCAGGGTAGAGGTAAGGAGATTGCACTTAAGTACTTGTGTGACATTGCCTACGCACGAACACTAGATAGTTATAATGAGGCCCTAGGCAAGATCTGTTCTTTTCGCAGGGAATTGTATGATTGGGTAATAGCCAGCCAGCCAGAACGTTGGTCAAATGCCTTGTTTAGGAAACCTCGGTGGGATCATCTGAATTGTAAATCTACAGATTCTCTGAACTCTTTTATAGAGGAAGAGAAGTTTGTACATGTCCTGGAGTTGATGGAGGCTTATCATGAGAAGCTTTATATGTTATTACAGAGTAACAAGCTCAAGATCGAACAATGGAACCTTCCAATTGGTCCTCGGGTTGCTGAGAAGATCTTTGAAAACCAAAAAGCCGGTGATAACCTAGCAGTGACGGTTCTATCAGATGTTGAGTTTAAATTGCAGGAACTGCAGGGTAGAGAAGAAGTTGTAAACCTCAAACTCTGGACATGTACATGTTTAGAGTGGCAAATGACTGGCATTCCATGCAGCCATGCTTGCAACGCGATTACTATGACCAGTATGAACATCTATCAGTACGTTGCGGATTGGTACAAGAGGGAGACACAAGAACATATATATGCTGAAGTTATGGATGAACTCGCGAAATTTGACATACCACATCCAGATGACATCATTTCTTCAGCTTCCTCAGGTAATGATATCGTTCTATGTCCACTTTCACCCCATATTAAAAGACCTCCTGGTCGTCCCCGGAAAGAACCCAAAGGACTTCAAGTTGAAACTGTTAAGAGACCTATACGTTGTTCCAAATGTGGCGGCGTTGGACATAATAAACGTACCAAATGTAGCTCTGCAGCACAGTAA